One window from the genome of Phoenix dactylifera cultivar Barhee BC4 unplaced genomic scaffold, palm_55x_up_171113_PBpolish2nd_filt_p 000618F, whole genome shotgun sequence encodes:
- the LOC103723742 gene encoding uncharacterized protein LOC103723742, with translation MENCPRRFSAIGNYLPNPLLIQKSRFCQAGDFPSPGTAVICPEPRRAIGVACVIDKLDRFSSKSNGMLPVHKGDDSQEILDIILSKDDYVGDSDASNQVEFFSGSPPARTNNPIVRDAQFINQTVPLTTWHTIME, from the exons ATGGAGAATTGCCCTCGTAGATTCAGTGCCATTGGAAATTATTTGCCGAATCCACTCCTGATACAAAAATCAAGATTTTGTCAGGCTGGTGATTTTCCATCTCCTGGAACTGCAGTCATATGTCCTGAACCTCGTCGTGCTATTGGTGTTGCTTGTGTCATTGACAAGCTTGACAGATTCAGTTCCAAGTCAAATGG CATGTTGCCGGTGCACAAAGGGGACGATAGTCAAGAGATCTTGGATATTATACTGAGCAAG GATGACTATGTAGGTGATTCAGATGCAAGCAACCAAGTGGAATTCTTCTCTGGCTCACCTCCTGCACGCACAAATAACCCTATTGTCCGTGATGCACAGTTTATTAACCAGACGGTGCCATTAACTACTTGGCACACCATCATGGAATAA